The uncultured Methanolobus sp. sequence CAAAAAACACATGAATACAGTAGAAGCTTTTGATCTTGCGGACGAGATTAAAGCAAAGGAAGTCATTTTCACTCACCTGAGCCACTTTTTTGCTCCGCATGAGGAAGCTATTAAGGAATATCCGCTTGGGTATGATGGGATGGTTTTTGAATTTGCAGAGAAATAAGTTTGACAAAAGCAACGGCCGCGATATAGCAAACAAACCTTATTCTATTCTGTCACCACAGCCTCAAAGAAAACGGAATTCAGATAGACCGCTATGATAGATCCCTAGATGACATAATCAAGTTCGTATCAAAGGCCTTCAAAGAACCCGAGGACCTGATCTATTCCTTACGTGACTGCGATGTATTTGAAACCTGCAAGGCCAACGACCCAACACGTAAACGCCTGGTAAGAAAAGGAATTCTGCTCAAAAAATATGAATCCGACGGCTCACAACAAAGAGGTGTCTATGTCGTGAATCCCATTATCCGCGATTTTCTGAACATGTATCAGGTTAAAGGGAATGAGCATTTTGTGAATGGTGGGTTGTACCCCGATTTGTAATAACAACCCATAACATAGAGATATATAATATAATTGTTAAAATAATAGTGTCAATGTCAAAATTATGTTAAATTTCAGATTACAATGGTTAACTTTTAAACCAATTGTGTATATTGTTAATGCGACTGAGATTAAAAAAATATACGCATATTAACTGTTTGCAGCCACAAGAAAGGATAAATTCATATGAAATTTATAGATGAAGTGGGTATTAAAAATTACAAAGGATTTAGTGAAATGTCACTACCATGTAATTCTATTAATATCATAGTTGGCCCAAATAATACTGGAAAGTCATCAATCCTAGAATCTATTTGGATAGGTTTGTCTTCATTAAATGGTTACATGGACTCTATCGACAACCGATTTAGTAACGTCATAGGCAATGAAGACTACAAATATCTGATTCATAAAAATGGAGAAGAGATAATATCTGAAATCTCATTGCTTTTAAGTACACAAGTAACTAAAAAAATATATATCGACTATAACGAAAGTGGGCTTCCAAAGAAGAATCGAGAGAAAAATGTATTTTTGGATTATGTAGATTCGATGTCATATGCAAGAGCTACTCCAATAAGATTTAGATCTAGTAGTGATTATAGAAGAAATCCATACCTTAAACTTACTGAAACTCTGTCTGAATTTATAGAGATGAAAAACAGAGATGATGTAGAATTACCTGAAAGTGATTTTAACAAACTTTCAAACTTACTTGCAGAGGTGTCTCATGACATGGAAAATGAAGTCCAGCATCTGAAGCAAAGTTTGATTGAATCTGAAAAGCTTTTTGTGTATCCTGAAACTTATTCAGAAAATAGTTCATTAAGGCCTATAGAGAGATCGTTTTATGCAATAAACGATGAAGGTGAGGATTTAACCATACCCTTTTTGATAAACAAATCCAATCGTTCCAACAGTGCGCTATACAATAAGGCATTTGAATCAAAAAAAGTAATCAATGTAATAGACTATCTAAAAAACAGAATTCATTATTTTGAAGACATTCGAGAAAAAGATGGACGTCTTTATGTATTCTTAAAAGATATTGATGAGCCTTTACTTCTTTCATCTATGGGAGATGGGTTTAATTCTCTATTAATAAATTCATTTATTACAACATTGATTGAAAAGGGAGTTGTATTGTTTGAAGAACCCGAAAATTCTATGCACCCAGGATACTTGGGAGTTTTTGCAAAAGAAATCCTAGATAATTCAAAGAATCATCAAATTTTCCTTTCAACACACAGTATGGAATTAATAAAATACATCTTGACTTCAGCTGAAATGTCCAATGTCCTAGATAGTATTAACATAGTAAAGTTAAGTCGTTTTAGTAATGGGTTTATAGAACGGGAAATCATAAGTGGAACGTGTGCAAAAGAAGAAATCGAAGAGATCAATACAGATTTAAGAGGTTTTTGAGAAGGAGTTGTTGGTCCTATGATACAATCAATCTTATGTGAAGGGCTTCATGACATCTGGTTTTTTGATGAAATATCACAACAGACAGGCTTGAAACCATACAAAATTCATAGAGATTTGTCCAAATACCAAGAGTTAGTGGGGAAATGTTCAAGGTTCTTGATGGAACAGGAAGAAAAACCATTGATAATACTAGGCGACGATGGTAGAGACGGTTTATTTGGAACTTATCTGAAAAGAGCTATAAAAGAATTAGTTGGAAAACATTCAGAGGACGTCAGTATTGTTGTAATCATAGACGATGACCACAAACCCTTTGAAAAGCTTATAGCAAATACATACAAAACATTAGACGAACTTCAGAGAAGTAGCCAATATTTAAAGACCGTGGAAATCAATGTGGATAATAATACATTTACAATTACTCACCCTAATAACCCATATAATGTCTATGTTGAACTTTATGCAATACCTGATAGCTTAGAAAGGTTAACAGTAGATTACTACTACGACATAAATAAACCAAAGAAAAAAGAAAAGGGCGACATACAACAAGAAGTTAAGTCCGTTGCGACTAAGTATTATAATGGCGATAAAGAAGGAATGTTTAGAAATTACGCCATTAAATGCTATAATCAAAACGAAGAGTGGGTAGTATCGATAATTTCTAGTATCGTATCATAATCCATATTAATAGTTGCTATATAAATAGCAATTATACTTTTTTTTGAGAAAGAAGGAAATACCTTTACCTTTTTGTAATTTACCACGTAGCACCCCACCAGCCCCACATCTAGTAATACTCGCAAGATCGAGAACAGAGATTCCGCCGACAAACCAGCGGGTCGGGCGTGTCAGTCTGCACGTCTCCGAAGAAGCGTGATACTTTCTTTGACACTGCACCCTTGGGAGTATCTTCAATTCTTACCATTACCTTTCTTCTTTGAATTTGACATTTGGCTTTCAAATTCATTACGTATTTTTTCCAGCTGTTTTCTTTGATTCCTGAATCTCAGAAATACCGAGAGGGCAACGAGTCCCAGTACTCCGGCAGCTATTGTAAGATCTCTTGGAGCATCTTCTGTGTAGAATTTCACACTAATGAGTTTTGGAACAGGCTCAATAGATCCTTCATCCTCCGGGGAATAACTTCCAAGCATGCTCAGGAAACTGTTTGTTGTAACTTCATTTGTCCAGACCAGGTTTTCTCTTCCATCTGAATCATAATAGATCTCATCAGGTTCAGGTTTCACTTTACCGATAAGGGAATTGCCTGTTGTGTAACCTTCAGGCAGAACGTAGCGGACAACTGACGGGGGTGTTGTGACGTATATGAAATCCTGACCAAGAGCATTTGACATTGTGTAAGCTATAAATCCGGTCACCGGTTCTTCAAATTCAACGAATACATACTTCTGTCCCCTGACCACATCATCTGAAATAGTATAATTGATATCAGAAACAGAACTCATGGATGCAAAATACTCAAAGTTCTCAGGTGTGGCATTGGTATTATTGGAAATGTCCCCAAGTATAACCACGTTGCTTACTGTTTCACTGTTCTGGCTACTGAGATCTTCCAGTGGAATTATCTTAACAACAGATTCATTTTCAAGAATGGAAACAACCCTGACAGAGCCGTTAGTTGAAAGATAAAAACTATGAGTAGGAATGAAAGTCCCATCATCATAACTATTGTTGAGGAAAAGTTCAAACTCATAAGCAGACAGTTCCTGGGCAGTATCACCATCAACCGGCACAAGATCATCTACACAGCCTGATATGAAAAGCATGATACATAAAATGGACAATGTCAGGATAAAATATTTTTTCATTGCTACACCAATTGATGATTTATTTTATGAAACTATCGCTACATATATTGATAGCATATATTGAAGCTTCATCTAATATATGCTGTTGTATAGCAGGTTTTCATAATTTCCATTCCAATTTATCAGACTATCAATCTTCTTTTCATGAGATTCACTGAAAGCACCAGCAGAGCCATACCCACAAACAAAACCCATGCGACATCAAAAACAAGAGATGAACTCAGCGTTCCATAGGAAAGAGTCCTTATGGCATTCACAATATGGGTCAACGGAAGGAATGCAGTCGCAAAATACTGTATTGGAACAGGAAGTGCACTGAGCGGGAAGAAAGTTCCGCTGAAAAGGAACATTGGAGTAATGAATAACAGCACCGGATAATTGATAGACATAATATTTGGTGTAATGGCTGTAAAACACATACCTATAGCAGCAAAGAGTAATCCGCCCATGAAAGCAAAGGGTATAATCAGGAGAGAGTACTTCAGGTCGATCAAACCAAAAAGTGCTATAACAGGTATCATAGCTGTGGCATTGATCATGCTTCTTGTAGCCCCCCACAGCAGTTCCCCTGCAATCACATCCTCTATTGTAAGCGGGGTTGCAATGATGGCATCAAAGGTCTTCTGGTAGTACATCCTGACGTAAGAACTGTAACTACACTCAAAAAATGATGCATACATAACTGAAACTGCAATCAGTGCAGGGGCTATGAATCGTGCGTAAGGGACTCCGTCAATACTCTCAACGAACTTCCCTAGTCCAAAACCAAGAGCAAACAGATACAATATCGGTTCAAGGAAAGGAGGAAGGAAATTGAGTTTGATATCCTTCATGAAAACATCCTTATTTCTCTGCCATACTTTAAGTGACCTTGAACTTACAGAAGGGATTCTGAAATAATCCACCGGGTTCATTCTCTCAAGCTCCTGCCTGTGAGTTTGAGGAAGACATCCTCAAGTGTTGCCGACCTTGCACTGATCTTTGAGAGCGAGCATTCCATGATCAGATATTCCGATATCTCCCTTGCATTATCTGCATAGATGTGGACGACATCGCCAATTATCTCATACTTTGCTTCTTTATGCCGGAGACATTCCAGTAATTCTGGATTGTTCTCGGCTTCTATGATATCTGAACCTATGAACTCTTCAATAACTCCCATGGGACTGCCCTCCACCAGTATTTTTCCATTGTCCATTACCACAAGCCTGTCACAGAGCTTTTCGACCTCGTCGAGATAATGTGATGTAAGTACGATAGTAACTCCCTGCTTTTTCAGGTTTCTTAGTTTTTCCCATATAAGATGACGTGCCTGCGGATCAAGTCCGACAGTCGGCTCGTCAAGGACCAGGATATCCGGACGGTTTATCAGTGCCCTTGCAAGCACGAGCCGGCGTTTCATTCCACCTGAGAGGCTTTCTGTCATTACATCCTTCTTTTCCTGTAGATGGACAAAATCCAGCAACTCCTCAATCCGCTTTTCTGCTTCATCCTGTGGAATATCAAAATACCTTGAATAAACCAGCAGGTTCTCATATACAGTAAAATCCTCATCAAGGTTGTTCTCCTGGGGAACAACTCCCATAAATGATTTTATTTCCCGCTGCCGGCTGGAAACATCCATATCCAGAACTTCAAGCGAACCTCCGGTTACAGGGGATACACACTGTATCATTCGCATTGTGGTTGTTTTCCCTGCTCCGTTTGGTCCGAGAAATCCGAACACTTCGCCTTCTTCGATACTAAAACTAATTCCGTCAACAGCTACAAAGTCCCTGAAAGACTTTTTTAGGTTACTGGCTACAATTATCGGAGTTATCTACATCACCTTTATGGAAGTTAGCAAGGTTCAGTATTAATAATTTCGACTGAAGAGTTTAAAGACAACGGGGTTTTGCCTGTTGTGTGCAAACAGTATTTATTTTTAAAAAACATAATACACACAGAATAGCAACAAGAATTGGAGGATTTACAATGACCGAACTGAAGAATCTGATAGCAACAGCAAAGGAAAAGGGTTCCTTTCCAACCCTTATGAAGGCAGCAGAGAAACTCAAGCTCGTCAGCAAATACAGCAACGAAGGCCCATTCACTATCTTTGCACCGGTAGAATCAGCTTTTGAACCAATACCCGATGATGTCATAGATGAGTCCTTTGATGACCACGGTTACCTTCTGGGAATTATCAACTACCACATTGTTGAAGGGAAATACACCACAAAAGACCTTGAAGGACTCACAGAGCTTGAAACCATCAGCGGAAACAAACTCAGAATAACAGTAAAAAATGGAGTAAAGATTGACACCGCAAATATCATTGAAGAAGATATCGAATGCAGTAATGGAATAATACATGCAATTGACGAGATTCTTATTCCGTAATTCCAGAAACAGATAAACCAAAAACAGTTTTGTTGTGAATTGTAAATAGAAATTAATACTTGAAAAAATAGAAAATGAAGGTTTAAAACCTTCATTCATTCCTGTTCTTCTGGCGCATTAATGCTGCTACTATTGAAACACCCATAATTCCAAGGAGAATTCCGAATCCCGGAAGTCCGTTATCGTCTTCTGTATCAGGCATTTCATCTTCAGGCTCACTTTCAGTATCTTCTGCATCCGAATCAGAACCTGTCACATCTCCTGAAGCTACATAATCATCTTCAGAATCAGAACGGGTACTTATTGCGAATGTGGAGAAGCCTGGAGTCTTAGCAACATAATACACGTACTCTCCATCATCACTTGAAACAGTGGTATCAAGCTGATCCCATGCGCTTCCTGTATAATGTGAAAGTACAACATCATCTGTTGAGATACCATTCTCCTTAAGCCATGATTTCTCTACCTTAAAAGTAATGCTAGCTCCTGCGATGCTGCCGGCATCGAGTTCACTTACCTCAATGTTAAGATAGCTGTGTACCTCACCCGGCGCAGAGCCAGGGATATTATCCGGCTTTGAATCAAGTTTCTGAACTGAAACTGATATCTTTTCAATATCAACTTCAGATTCAACTTCCACACCTGTGACTTCAGTTCTGGTCAGTGCCACGGAAACAACCTTAACCGGATCAGAAAGAACCTTTCCGGAAGAGTCCTGAGATACTATCTTTGCTCCTTCGTAAGTGCTCTTTGATTCGAGGAAAGCCTCACGTGTTGTTGAAGACATACCACTTGAGCTGCTACTTGAACTGGACCTTGGAGCAGCAGGACCAGTGTATGAAAGACTGGTATTGCTTACTGCGTTGCTTGCATTATCTGTTGCAACCACAGTTACCGTATTTGCACCATAACCTGCAGATATTGTTCCATTCCATATGTTGCTGCCCTGATCCGTAAGTGCAGTTCCTGCTGCTGTAACGCCCTTAATACCACTTCCAGCATCAGATACGTTCACACTGACATTAATGCTCTCACCATAAGAACCCGGACTTTCTGTACTCAGTGTAAGGTTATAGATCACCGGGTCAGTGTTGTCAATGATAACCTCGATGGTTGCTGATGAACTGCCATTGACATTACCTGCCTCATCGGTTGCTGTAACATTAAGCAGGTATGTCCCTTCAGCTCCGGCAATCTCAAGATTGCTGTACTTCCAGTAATCAGTTGATGAAACCTGGCTCAGCGTCACATTATCATTTGCACTTATACTGCTGACATTATCAATGGACATCACACTTGAAACACCTGATAAGCTGCCATCAGAGATTGTTGCATTGAGTGTAATAGTAGATCCATTGTTAACTGCTGTGTAACCGGTTGCATATTCAGTCTGGGCATCAAGAACAAGTGGCTCGGTATTGTCCACCTTGATACTAAGGTTCACTGAAGAGTTATAATTGCTTACGTTGTCATAAGCTACAACTGAAAGGTTAATTGTTCCTTCAGAAGAAGAATCAACGATCAGTGAATTGTTTATCCAGTAGTTGCTTCCTGCATGCTCTAGAATTGCGAATGTAGAATCATTGACACCGTTCAAAGTGACTGTCGCATTCTTAACCCCGGTTCCTGAATCAACAATTGTAGCATTCAGATCAAGAGTGTCACCATCCTTGAACCACTGGGAACCCGTTGGTGAAATTGCAGTAACAGCAGGTTCTGTGCCGTCTACCTCAACAGAGATAGAAGCAGAAGTGTTCCACTGGCTTAGATTATCAGCTGCTCTTACAGGCAGGCTTAGTGTTCCTGATGAAGAAGTGTTGACTATCACTGTCAATGTAAAGTCATCACCACCTGCAGAGGTCATTGTTGTCCATCCAAGTGAATTGTTGATAAGAGAGGCGTTAACCATCACAGAAGATGAGTTCAATCCGGAATAAGCATCTGTCACAGTTGCATTGAGAGTTACAATTCCTCCGTCCCTGACTCCATTCATTCCGGCCAGATAAACAGCTTCAGCATTAGTGAATACAGGAGCTGAGTTATCTACTTTTATCGTCAGGTTGACACTGCTATTGATATTGCTAAGGTTGTCATAAGAACTGACTGTAAGATTGACAATACCTTCGTTTGATGTCAAAACCGTAAGTGAGGAATTGGTCCAGTAATCTCCTGCAGAGTTGTTCAGAACAGCAGTACTGGCAGCTGATACATCTGAAGTATCTACTGTCACACTGCTCATTCCTGCAGATCCTACATCAGTACTGGATACATTGAGATCAATGCTTGAGCTGTTTGTAACCCACTGTGAACCATTTGGTGTAATACCTGTCACCAGAGGTTCTGAATTATCCAGAACAACAGAGATTGACTGACTTGTGTTTGTATTTGATGCGTTGTCAGCAACACTGATCGGAACAACTGCAGTACCGGTACTGGAATTATCAACCATTACAGACAATGTAAAATTGTCACCACCTGCAGAGGTCATTGTTTCCCAGTTAAGTGAACTGTTAAGGTTGGAAACATTGATCATTACAGCGGAAAGGTTCAATCCTGATGTTGCATCGGTTGCAGTGAAATTCAATAATACTGTACCGTTACTGTTTACAACATTAAGTCCAGATGGATATGCAGCTAACTCATTGGTAATTGAAGGAATGGTACTGTCCACGTTGATGGTCAGATTCACAGAGTTATTGACATTGCTTGAATTGTCATAGCTTACAACTGAAAGGTTAAATGTTCCATCTGAAACAGAATCAACTGTTAGTGAATTGTTGATCCAGTAATTACCTCCTGCGTGCTCCAGAATTGCTGTTGTGACTGTTGTATTTACATTATTCAAACTGACTGTAGCATTCTTAACTCCGGTACCAGTATCAATGATGCTGACATTCAGATCAAGAACATCACCACTCTTAAACCACATGGAACCTGTTGGTGAAACCGGAGTAACTGTTGGTTCTGAGCTATCAATTTCAACAGATATAGAAGCTGAAGTATTCCATATACTTAAATTATCGGCTGCTCTTACCGGTAAAACCACTGTCCCGGATGATGAAGTATTGACAATGACATCCAGTGTAAAGTTATCTCCACTTGCCAATGATAGTGTTTCCCATCCAAGTGAGCTGTTAATACCGGAAACATTAACTTCTACTGTAGACGCATTCACACCAGAATAAGCGTCTGCTACTGTGACATTCAAAGTCACTGTTCCACCATTGTTAATAGCGTTCATCCCACCCGGATAGACAGATTCGTTGGTTGTAAAAACAGGTGCGGAATTGTCTACCTTGATTGTCAGATTGACAGTATCATTAAGATTGCTCAGATTGTCATAGGCACTTACCGGAAGATCAATAGTACCTTCATTTGTTGTAAAAACCGTAAGTGAAGAATTAGTCCAGTAATTTCCTGCAGCGTTTGCCAGAATAGCTGTTCCGGTTGCATTTACAGAAGAGATGTTAACCTCCAGATTTTGCACTCCCGCAGTACCGAGATCTGTACTTGACACATTGATGTCAATAGTTGAACCGTTTGTTAACCACTGGGAACCATTTGGTGTAATGCCTGTAACTAGAGGTTCTGAATTATCCAGAACAACAGAGATTGACTGACTTGTGTTTGTATTTGATGCATTGTCAGCAACACTGATAGGGACAACTGCAGTACCTGTGCTTGAATTATCGACAATTACAGACAATGTAAAATTGTCACCACCTGCAGAGGTCATTGTTTCCCAGTTAAGTGAACTGTTAAGGTTGGAAACATTGATCATTACAGCGGAAAGGTTCAATCCTGATGTTGCATCAGTTGCAGTGAAATTCAATAATACTGTACCGTTACTGTTTACAACATTAAGTCCAGATGGATATGCAGCTAACTCATTGGTAATTGAAGGAATGGTACTGTCCACGTTGATGGTCAGATTCACAGAGTTATTGACATTGCTTGAATTGTCATAGCTTACAACTGAAAGGTTAAATGTTCCATCTGAAACAGAATCAACTGTTAGTGAATTGTTGATCCAGTAATTACCTCCTGCGTGCTCCAGAATTGCTGTTGTGACTGTTGTATTTACATTATTCAAACTGACTGTAGCATTCTTAACTCCGGTACCAGTATCAATGATGCTGACATTCAGATCAAGAATATCACCACTCTTAAACCACATGGAACCTGTTGGTGAAACCGGAGTAACTGTTGGTTCTGAGCTATCAATTTCAACAGATATAGAAGCTGAAGTATTCCATATACTTAAATTATCGGCTGCTCTTACCGGTAAAACCACTGTCCCGGATGATGAAGTATTGACAATGACATCCAGTGTAAAGTTATCTCCACTTGCCAATGCTAGTGTTTCCCATCCAAGTGAGCTGTTAATACCGGAAACATTAACTTCTACTGTAGACGCATTCACACCAGAATAAGCGTCTGCTACTGTGACATTCAAAGTCACTGTTCCACCATTGTTAATAGCGTTCATCCCACCCGGATAGACAGATTCGTTGGTTGTAAAAACAGGTGCGGAATTGTCTACCTTGATTGTCAGATTGACAGTATCATTAAGATTGCTCAGATTGTCATAGGCACTTACCGGAAGATCAATAGTACCTTCATTTGTTGTAAAAACCGTAAGTGAAGAATTAGTCCAGTAATTTCCTGCAGCGTTTGCCAGAATAGCTGTTCCGGTTGCATTTACAGAAGAGGTGTTAACCTCCAGATTTTGCACTCCCGCAGTACCGAGATCTGTACTTGACACATTGATGTCAATAGTTGAACCGTTTGTTAGCCACTGGGAACCATTTGGTGTGATGCCTGTTACAAGTGGGCCTGAATTATCAAGGACAACAGATATCGACTGGGTGGTGTTCGTATTTGTTGCGTTGTCAGCAACACTGATCGGAACAACTGCAGTACCGGTACTGGAATTATCGACAATTACAGACAATGTGAAATTGTCACCACCTGCAGAGGTCATTGTTTCCCAGGTAAGTGAACTGTTAAGGTTGGAAACATTGATCATTACAGCGGAAAGGTTCAGATCTGAAAGTGAATCTGTGGCACTGAGGTTTAGTAATACCATACTGCCGTTGTTCACGACACCAAATCCTGATGGGTATGCAGCTGATTCATTGCTCACTGCCGGAATAGTGTTATCTACCTTTAAAGTAAGGTTGACGCTGTTATTGACATTGCTTGCGTTGTCAGATACTCCGATCTGCAAGTCTATGCTTCCTTCTGAAGATGAAGAAACCAGAAGTGAATTATTGAACCAGTAATCAGTTCCACCAATATTGTTCAGAATAGCTGTCGAACTTGAATTGACAGACGAGACATTAACTGTTACACTACTTACATTACTTGCATTGGAATTGCCTGGATCAGAAGCACTTACATTCAAATATAGAACTGAACCGTTGTTTACCCATGAATCTGTTGAAACTGGTGATATTGCAGTAACATTAGGTTCAACGTTGTCCACCCAAACAGTGAAATTCACAGTACCATTAATATTGCTCAGATTATCACTGGCTGTTATTGGCATGTAATTTGGACCCTGAGTACTTGTTCCCACAATAATAGTATCATTTATCCAATAACCATCAACGTATGAAAGTGAAACAGGTCCAAGAGAATTATTAATCATCCCACCGCCAACGGATACATTGTATACACCGGAAGCCGAATCAGAAACACTTACATTCAATGGCAATGAAGTCCCGTTACTCACCCATGTTTTGGTCTCTCCGAAAGTAATTGGAGTAACAGTTGGTCCGGTGTTATCCACCCAAACAGTGAAGTTTTCGCTGTTGTTTACATAAGATACATTATCATAAGATGTAATTGGGAGATCATATCTACCGTCAGTCGCACTTACAATGAATGAACTATTTGTCCAATAATGAAAAAATGTGTTGTAAAGGTCAATAACACCTGCACTGGAATTGATAGATGTGATGTCCACTGTGGCATTCTGTACCCCTGATGCAAGATCTGTAATGCTTGTATTAAACGTCAAAATTGTTCCATTCTTCACCCAGGTAGTCGACAGTTGCGTGTAATTTACTGGGATAACAGATGGACCTTCTTCTATTGTGAGATAAATGGGTACATTTTCAGGTGTAGTACTTGTGTTAAAGTAAAATGGATATGTTCCACTTGATAAATTAAAATTACCTTCTCCATCCTGCTGATAGTTAACTCCATCATCAGATACATTTATAGAAAATGTTGTACCTGAATGAATTATTATATTACTTGAATTTGAAATTGTCACAACATTACCATTAGTTGTTACATCATTAGATGTAACGTTCTCAAAACCAGATAAATAGTAAGTTGTATCTCCATCAATAAGTAAACTTACAGCTTCAGAAGATGTTATGTTCAGTGCATATACATCTTCATCCA is a genomic window containing:
- a CDS encoding PGF-pre-PGF domain-containing protein produces the protein MIKEETKRKKLILQLGLVLILVLLTVISASAAITPAGNGVVTIYENNVTEYPNDTTVIPTFLNFTATVDEDVYALNITSSEAVSLLIDGDTTYYLSGFENVTSNDVTTNGNVVTISNSSNIIIHSGTTFSINVSDDGVNYQQDGEGNFNLSSGTYPFYFNTSTTPENVPIYLTIEEGPSVIPVNYTQLSTTWVKNGTILTFNTSITDLASGVQNATVDITSINSSAGVIDLYNTFFHYWTNSSFIVSATDGRYDLPITSYDNVSYVNNSENFTVWVDNTGPTVTPITFGETKTWVSNGTSLPLNVSVSDSASGVYNVSVGGGMINNSLGPVSLSYVDGYWINDTIIVGTSTQGPNYMPITASDNLSNINGTVNFTVWVDNVEPNVTAISPVSTDSWVNNGSVLYLNVSASDPGNSNASNVSSVTVNVSSVNSSSTAILNNIGGTDYWFNNSLLVSSSSEGSIDLQIGVSDNASNVNNSVNLTLKVDNTIPAVSNESAAYPSGFGVVNNGSMVLLNLSATDSLSDLNLSAVMINVSNLNSSLTWETMTSAGGDNFTLSVIVDNSSTGTAVVPISVADNATNTNTTQSISVVLDNSGPLVTGITPNGSQWLTNGSTIDINVSSTDLGTAGVQNLEVNTSSVNATGTAILANAAGNYWTNSSLTVFTTNEGTIDLPVSAYDNLSNLNDTVNLTIKVDNSAPVFTTNESVYPGGMNAINNGGTVTLNVTVADAYSGVNASTVEVNVSGINSSLGWETLALASGDNFTLDVIVNTSSSGTVVLPVRAADNLSIWNTSASISVEIDSSEPTVTPVSPTGSMWFKSGDILDLNVSIIDTGTGVKNATVSLNNVNTTVTTAILEHAGGNYWINNSLTVDSVSDGTFNLSVVSYDNSSNVNNSVNLTINVDSTIPSITNELAAYPSGLNVVNSNGTVLLNFTATDATSGLNLSAVMINVSNLNSSLNWETMTSAGGDNFTLSVIVDNSSTGTAVVPISVADNASNTNTSQSISVVLDNSEPLVTGITPNGSQWLTNGSTIDINVSSTDLGTAGVQNLEVNISSVNATGTAILANAAGNYWTNSSLTVFTTNEGTIDLPVSAYDNLSNLNDTVNLTIKVDNSAPVFTTNESVYPGGMNAINNGGTVTLNVTVADAYSGVNASTVEVNVSGINSSLGWETLSLASGDNFTLDVIVNTSSSGTVVLPVRAADNLSIWNTSASISVEIDSSEPTVTPVSPTGSMWFKSGDVLDLNVSIIDTGTGVKNATVSLNNVNTTVTTAILEHAGGNYWINNSLTVDSVSDGTFNLSVVSYDNSSNVNNSVNLTINVDSTIPSITNELAAYPSGLNVVNSNGTVLLNFTATDATSGLNLSAVMINVSNLNSSLNWETMTSAGGDNFTLSVMVDNSSTGTAVVPISVADNASNTNTSQSISVVLDNSEPLVTGITPNGSQWVTNSSSIDLNVSSTDVGSAGMSSVTVDTSDVSAASTAVLNNSAGDYWTNSSLTVLTSNEGIVNLTVSSYDNLSNINSSVNLTIKVDNSAPVFTNAEAVYLAGMNGVRDGGIVTLNATVTDAYSGLNSSSVMVNASLINNSLGWTTMTSAGGDDFTLTVIVNTSSSGTLSLPVRAADNLSQWNTSASISVEVDGTEPAVTAISPTGSQWFKDGDTLDLNATIVDSGTGVKNATVTLNGVNDSTFAILEHAGSNYWINNSLIVDSSSEGTINLSVVAYDNVSNYNSSVNLSIKVDNTEPLVLDAQTEYATGYTAVNNGSTITLNATISDGSLSGVSSVMSIDNVSSISANDNVTLSQVSSTDYWKYSNLEIAGAEGTYLLNVTATDEAGNVNGSSSATIEVIIDNTDPVIYNLTLSTESPGSYGESINVSVNVSDAGSGIKGVTAAGTALTDQGSNIWNGTISAGYGANTVTVVATDNASNAVSNTSLSYTGPAAPRSSSSSSSSGMSSTTREAFLESKSTYEGAKIVSQDSSGKVLSDPVKVVSVALTRTEVTGVEVESEVDIEKISVSVQKLDSKPDNIPGSAPGEVHSYLNIEVSELDAGSIAGASITFKVEKSWLKENGISTDDVVLSHYTGSAWDQLDTTVSSDDGEYVYYVAKTPGFSTFAISTRSDSEDDYVASGDVTGSDSDAEDTESEPEDEMPDTEDDNGLPGFGILLGIMGVSIVAALMRQKNRNE